TATTTGGATCACATTAAGAATCTTTTGATtgaaatacaacatgttttcccCTCACATTAACAGGAGCTAAGCTACTGCTACTCTGCAAGTCAATGGAAGTGGCTAACTCTAACGCATGCACAATGTTGAATTGGAATTAAACCACACAAATCTGAGTAAGACAGGCAAATGCAGATTTACAGATATCTAGGCGTATCCCTTTAGGGCATGTACTGTTTACTCTGAAACAAAAACATTGCTGTTAAATGCAAATCATGGCATGCACATTTActttataaaatacaaaataaaaagacacaAAAGCAGGCGAACATCTTGACTATTGTTAAAAGGTATTATTCCAGTTATGTAAAATAATGCTCACACTAATAATTACATTTTGAAGGTGGAATAAATATCCTTCATTAGATTAATGTAAATTGGAACACCTTGGTTGCAATCAGGGAGCTTGTGTGTAGTAGTTCATGATTTATTTGGGGACACATGATTCATTTCCTACACTTAGGTTCTCACGGTAATGTCTCCTAGTCCTTGGCCACTCGTTTGCTACTCTAACCAACTACAAATTAGCTAATCAAAAGTGCCCCTCTCTTttgcagaggcacacacactcatttcaGATGGAAAATTATGTGACCAAACGTGAGCACGTGTCTGCTATCTTGCAGAGCCACTTAGTAATATACACTTAGTAAGTATACCAAACAGGTTCAAAGTCTGGTGGACTAAGGGAGTGAGTGACACACCCGCTTACATTTCATGCTCCTTCTGAGATCCCTTTAAACAAAATGGATTCTTTCATTACGCTTCAAGATTGAAAGACGGAGTCACAAACTATGATTAAAGCAAACTACAGACAGACAATGTGTTTTGTATCTCAGAGTGAATGAGACCTTGACGTTATTCTCAACAATGCTTTGGTGGACTCCTGGAAAACAttgatatttaaaaaagaaatgttttgaCTAAACAAATTTCTGATATAGTTTAAATTGTGTGTGAGAGCTATGCAAAAGGTAGAGGAATGTAAATGATCCAGAAATCGTATTATTATTGTAGTCTACCATTACAGATGTTTCAGCTATGCTATGAGTAAATGCTTTTTTTTAGGTTCCTCTcagaaatataataataataataataataataataataataataataatatcatgcCTTCCCCTTCCGGGGAAAGGGGGGGCACTATCTCAAGCAATATGTAATTCTCTTTTGCAGTGATTCTCAACTGGTGTGTTGGGTCAAGACTCACTTATTGAGGGGGCATTTTGAGTGGACCTTAAAGACCTTAAActttaaaaagaagaaaataaattgaCTAATGTTTCAATGTTAATCCCGGTTCCAATGGCTTACTAGTTCATTGAGTTTAGCTCAAATTATTGCAGATTTTCGTTTGCCCCATGTGttcacagtaggcctacatgaaagcATGGTTGATTACTGCAATATTGGTAAATACACGTTTTATCTTTTGGTGGGGACATAATGACTAAGGGTCATTGAGGTTGGACCAGTTGAGAACGCACTCACTGAGTCCCTGTGAAGAACGTTGTATTTTTATCTCATCACTAGGCCGAACAGCCCCATTTATCTTTGACAAATGATGACGCGTATAGCGCTTCTCTGTGATGGTTTGACTGGGCGGAGGCAAGTTGAAGGAATTAAATGCGAAAattacaaacaacaacaaaagctgCAGATTACATGTAGCTAGAATCGATTGACCCAAAATCTTTTAAGACAAAGCTTACTGTCCCAGATGTATAGATGAGAGTATGATAATTATGCAAATGTAGGATCGCGCACAATCAAATACATTACAGGGATTAGTAACTTTACCGGAATACTTCAACAATGAAGCTCCAACCCTTTTTCGATGGGGGCTTAACTCGATACAAAATGAAACAATGTATAAGTTCAAGTCTATTTGAGAGACGCTGCTCTAAGTTTGGCTCGGGGATTTGATTCACAGTCTGCGAGGAATTCATTCAGCGATGCACAGAGAGTACAGATTACAAGTGTCAGTTCGTGTTCCTATTAAGTGTATCGATACTCACCTCCTAACATCGAAAGGCATGATGTATTTGAGATTGAGAGAGGAGACTGCGAAATATAGTTAGCGGTACACACGGATCTCTTCCCAATTCCACCGGTTCTCTTCACCGTTACCGGGTTGACGTCGGCTTAGGACGCTTTGCAAAATCTGATTGGGCCAGAGGTTTCTGACAACTTCCTGTAAAGGGGGATTCGTTTTCCTTCATATttgaacttttttttaaaagtcAAACCATCTTAACATTTGAAAATGACTCGACTGTCACAAtaacttgaacacacacacacacacacacacacacacacacacacacacacacacacacacacacacacacacacacacacacacacacacacacacacacacacacacaatcatatattgaatatatacatTCTATTCAGGACATTATGATACAACATGATCCTTATGTTTTAGCCTACTTTTTGTACAGCAGCTATCTGTAATAATGATGGCATGTAAACTACATTTGAGgagatacaaaataaatagcCTTTACATACAATGCAGTGATAACAATAAGAAGGGGCCTTAATAGCATGTCTGACAGGACCTTGTCTATTTAATGATAGTGACGATGTGTTTCCTGTTGGGAACACCCAATGGGACTCCCTCGCGTCTCAACCAGAAGTGATGCTGGGATTTGTGTATGTGAAACCTTGGGGCAATCCATAAGGTTTCAACCGCTGAGGTTACAAAACACGCCACACTCTTTTCAAGGGCTTTATGTATTCAAATGAGGTTTATCCTCAGAGTTGGGGAGGAGCCTTAAACAGCGTTTGTTTGCGTGGATCTGTGTCATTAATTGgattatttatatattgatgTTGCTTGCGGCCAAAATAACTTTTGAAGTTCTACAAGTTCAGTCACTCAATATGCAGTGAGTGACTCAGATACATTGAATTCAAACTAATGATTTCCTTCAACAAACAAATCACTAACAGGCCATGGATGATAAGTTTTAGCTTCTTTCAACAAGGAGTGACACATTTCCCCCCCTACTAGCATGTGATGTTGACACATCCTAGATATATACTGTGATGGGGATTTTGAGTTCCCTGGCTAGTCGACGACCTGTTATGTATAGCATGTACATTTATTGAGGGATGGTGCATTTGTTCAGCAGTTTGGTAAAAAGTGGTTTCCCAATGCGGACTCATCTGTTTCCCACGGCGTCTATGACAGTAAACAGACCGTGTTTACAGCAAGTGATAAGATCCAAAACACAGGAAATGCCTCACCAAGCTTCTCTATTTCACTTCTCTTTCTGTACGAGGGACACGAGTGTGACACTGCCAAGAATGATTGACATCACAAAATATTAACAGTAACAACAAGACTTACGGTCACCAAGATACAGGCATCAGCAAATTTTGTATACACCCCCAAATCACAAGCTTCTTTAAATGTATTCATACAAGGTCAATAATAAACAGGTTTTCTGTAAAGACATATTCCCGTAAAACATTTCACTTTAAGGTACAACTCAACAAGGAAACTGAACATGACACCATCTTTGAACATTATTGCTTCATATTTTGCAATATTTATCTTGTCTTTGCTTGCCACCTAACCAGGGTGTGATCGTGACGTCATCATCTTGAAATGAAGCGTCATGTCCACCTCATGGATGCATCACTAAAAAACAATCACTGTGAGAACATAATGTTTGGGTACAGCTTGTTTTCAGAGACCACCCCCCtacacatgtctctctctctctctctctctctctctctctctctctctctctctctctctctctctctctctctctctctctctctctctctctctctctctctctctctctctctctctctctctctctctctcgtataaCATTCCTGCCTGTGGCATTTTACAGTTGACTCATCTCACTGGAGTGTGAGGTTCAAACAGGCTGTGGGGTTCTGGCAACACACTGCTACGGTCTTCGTTTCCTCGTTCAAAGCCCACCCCCTGTCCTGaagtctccctctcttccttcctcacACTTGCCTTTCCTCTCACCCTTGACCTGGAGGAAACAGAGCTTAGTCTTTAAGGATGTGAACCCCCACATAGAGTGCCCCCATTCCCTACTTGCCCCCATTTCTCGTCCATGTTACAATGGGGTGAGAACGATGTCAAGGCCTATATATGTCAACAACATCTTCCGACGCAAGACCAAGGCCTTTCCCATTTATGGCAGAGATAAATGATACAATATAACTTTATTGGCTCGGCAATGGTGGTGTTGTTTCCAGATTACATCTGCTTTCATTCATTTTCTAAGTGATAATGATTGAGCAGAGGGGAAATTAAGAAACTGAATTGAAGTTACCTTTGccaaaaaaacaataatgcaATTCAACAAAGACATTTACTAGCTCAAAACAATGTCGTTTTATGGAGTCAATCTAGGTCAATGCACTGGAAACATAagttacaaaaaaacaaaaccaatgtGTGGCGTGTCGTTTGCGGTGAGGGTTTGAGAAACACTCCCAAACATTGCCCTGGTGCCCTCacgtgtgtttttatttttctacatGGCCTAAGCAACAGCATCCCCTCTGAGTCAGCAAAGCTGTGAAAAAGGATGTCCGATAGTGATTATGGTTTGGATaagtttttttctctctctctctttctgtcttcttTACCGATATACAAGAGATCCCCATCTGTTGTTGTGTTCCTGTAAGACTGCGTTTTGGTTTCCAGCATGTGGAAATTTACTGGACTTCAGATTTCTATACAGTGATTAACTTTTATGGTGAGCCTTTGCTCACGGGGCATTGAACCTTATGTACCTCggactaataaaaacaaagaataaaCTTTTATGGCCCCCATGTCAGGTATTTGCTTATTATCTTGTTATTTGTCAACTCTCAGTTGAAGAGGCAAAATAAAAATCGAATTAAACAATAACCTCATGGAAAATTTGCCAAATTCCTTATATGCTGACAAATGCAATACAACGGCACTGTAATGAATATGAGATGACAGCTTGTGGTCTGTTTAGAATGAAACATCTAATTCAATTATCCCACGTTCAGAGATCATTACAACTTATAATAGGCCACTAATTATAATACTTATAATAGTAGTTTTGATAGTAAttaaagttataataataatactgatgagaataataataacacatcagaaaaatattaattataatcatatatataatatataatacaataatcaataatattAGTATATTGTGAAAAAGGGAACTTAACAAACGTTATATACTTAAGTAAATAAAATACTTAAGTATATATTAAAAGGTTACAACCCAAAAAAACTTTAATTATTATATTGAAACTGAATCTAATGTCCCCAAATTGTGTCTTTCCTCGCGGTGCATGGCCGCTCATTACACTAATGACGTGTGAAACAGGCAGCATGCCAAGAGGGGCGGGCCTGTGACGTCAGCGCCTTTTCTCTCTCGCGGAGGAGGTATATAAGCTGCGTTCAAACTCTCCGTTTGATAGAATCCACATCTGAACAAggatatatttatacatttatacaaaAACATTTGGATACACCAGAAGAGAAACGCTCGCTTTTATCATCAGTTTAACAACTGAATTTGAtaaacaagtaggcctactacatttTCTAAATTTCATCGTCATCCGGAAAAAAGTCAGAACAGGCGAACCAGATAACACACCGCTTTCAATCGGTGTGTTCAAGAACTGCTCACTTACTACACTTTTTATGTATTTGGATTTAACTTTTTTTGGCCGACGTCCTACTATGGTCATAATGGAGGTCCCCAGCATCCACTGTGAGTGTCTACGCGACTTGCTGGAGGGCGACGACTCCGGCTGCCTGGTCCTGGACTGCAGATCGTTCTTCTCATTCAACTCGTCGCACATACCCGGCTCGTCCAACGTCCGCTTTAGCACCATTGTGCGCCGGAGAGCCCGTGGTGGTCTGGGACTGGAGCACATCGTCCCCAACGAGGACACACGCAACCGGCTTGTCTCTGGAGAGTACGACTCGGTGGTGTTCCTCGACGATCGCAGTTTGGACTTCAGCCAAGTAAAGAAAGACGGGACCCTGATGCTGGCTGTGGCCGCCCTGTGCCGTGACCCCTGTGGCGCCAGTGTGTTCATGCTTAAAGGTACGGGCGTTTAAAAAAGTAACAGATACATCTCGATCTCGTTACGGTCTTAAAATCCCTTGGACATTTATTAGGTCCTGTTGACCTGTCCACTGTTGGTGTCGTATCCTAACAACGACACAACAAATGTAGACCCCAGCTGTCATCACAACAGCTGGTGTCCTACTGTGAAATAAACAGCGGGCCGAAATAGCCAGgatattaaaatgtcaatggCCGTGTTGGAAATCTAATCCTCTTGTCTATTTTCTGATCTAGGTGGCTTTGAAACGTTTTCCTCTGAGTACCCGGAGATGTGCTCCAAGCCTTCACCACCTCATGGTCTCAGTCTGCCACTGAGTGCCACCCAGCCCCAAAGCGCAGACCCTGGCTGCAGTCCGTGCAGCACGCCTCTTTATGACCAggtttgtgttttattattgtcaaaaatcccacccccccaaaaaatctcATATCGTATGCATCGTGTCAGAGTTGTACCGTGTACAGTCTTTGTATTGCAGTGCTTGActcttatttgttgttattttgtctCTAGGGTGGTCCAGTGGAGATATTGCCCTTCCTGTACCTTGGCAGCGCGTACCATGCCTCTAGGAAAGACATGCTGGACATGCTGGGTATTAGCGCTCTCATCAACGTCTCGGCCAACTGTCCCAACCACTTTGAAGACTCCTTCCAGTACAAGAGCATCCCCGTCGAGGACAACCACAAAGCCGACATCAGTTCCTGGTTCAACGAGGCCATCGAGTTTATCGGTAAGTCCAACATACATTATTTCATCAATCACCCCAAAACTGTTCCCAGTAGGTCTGTTGACAGCACACTCCCCAACAgcctccccgccccccttctCTGTCCCTCGCTCTTCACA
The DNA window shown above is from Gadus chalcogrammus isolate NIFS_2021 chromosome 10, NIFS_Gcha_1.0, whole genome shotgun sequence and carries:
- the dusp1 gene encoding dual specificity protein phosphatase 1, encoding MYLDLTFFGRRPTMVIMEVPSIHCECLRDLLEGDDSGCLVLDCRSFFSFNSSHIPGSSNVRFSTIVRRRARGGLGLEHIVPNEDTRNRLVSGEYDSVVFLDDRSLDFSQVKKDGTLMLAVAALCRDPCGASVFMLKGGFETFSSEYPEMCSKPSPPHGLSLPLSATQPQSADPGCSPCSTPLYDQGGPVEILPFLYLGSAYHASRKDMLDMLGISALINVSANCPNHFEDSFQYKSIPVEDNHKADISSWFNEAIEFIDSVKKSNGRVFVHCQAGISRSATICLAYLMRTNRVKLDEAFEFVKQRRSIISPNFSFMGQLLQFESQVLASSTCSSEASSPAIGKGSTVFNFPVSIPVHSSASQLSFLHSPITTSPSC